One Natronolimnobius sp. AArcel1 DNA window includes the following coding sequences:
- a CDS encoding M24 family metallopeptidase: MEDYERGSHEGTERIHAHRRHIESHIDETLEDRGACAAVTVGEAQTPVVQYCLSALEDHPTHDQTQVVALGYDGTEWAVFGDNGAHPATALGDALVDQYGERTVLTPATIPHDAALHLEAAGLTLASSDVCDRARAVKTARERPSIETAQVAAREGLQRGAAIIAGATVTDGCLERDGTPVTAQSLRVAIDEAIVSAGGFPAGNSTVKQGQAQTPTQALEPGEPLTVIVQPRGPAGYYGRLIRTFVVDSDGGRERRAHVALTQAFRSSQSMLTAGPESIRAVEADLEAEIRAFGEDGEIETRVAGIGLEPAERPRAGADSIEPGSLVCLEAAVELADGQWLRLADVLAKEEEGVSWIGAPSRSLEPAALLE, translated from the coding sequence ATGGAGGACTATGAGCGCGGTTCCCACGAGGGAACTGAACGGATCCATGCGCACCGACGCCACATCGAGTCACACATTGACGAGACACTCGAGGACCGAGGCGCATGTGCAGCCGTCACTGTCGGGGAGGCTCAGACGCCGGTTGTCCAGTACTGTCTGTCGGCACTCGAGGACCACCCCACACACGACCAAACCCAAGTCGTTGCACTCGGCTACGATGGCACGGAGTGGGCCGTCTTCGGAGACAATGGCGCACATCCAGCGACGGCACTCGGTGATGCACTCGTCGATCAATACGGCGAGCGGACAGTTTTGACGCCAGCGACGATCCCCCACGACGCGGCGTTACATCTCGAGGCAGCGGGATTGACACTGGCCTCGAGCGACGTGTGTGATCGGGCGCGGGCGGTAAAAACGGCTCGTGAGCGGCCATCCATCGAGACGGCACAGGTGGCCGCACGCGAGGGACTGCAACGGGGAGCCGCTATCATTGCGGGTGCGACAGTAACCGATGGGTGCCTCGAGCGGGATGGAACGCCGGTGACTGCCCAGTCACTTCGCGTTGCAATCGACGAGGCAATCGTGTCTGCGGGTGGCTTTCCCGCAGGGAACTCGACGGTGAAACAGGGACAGGCACAGACACCAACCCAAGCACTCGAACCGGGTGAGCCACTCACAGTCATTGTCCAGCCACGCGGCCCCGCGGGCTATTACGGTCGACTTATCCGGACGTTCGTTGTCGACAGCGATGGTGGCCGCGAGCGCCGCGCCCACGTTGCGCTCACGCAGGCATTTCGCTCGAGTCAGTCCATGCTCACGGCCGGACCCGAATCGATTCGAGCCGTCGAAGCCGACCTCGAGGCCGAAATTCGAGCGTTTGGTGAGGATGGTGAGATCGAAACACGAGTCGCAGGAATCGGTCTCGAGCCTGCTGAGCGACCGCGTGCAGGTGCCGATTCGATCGAACCTGGGTCACTTGTCTGCCTCGAGGCGGCTGTTGAACTTGCGGATGGACAGTGGCTTCGACTTGCAGACGTGCTCGCCAAGGAGGAGGAGGGCGTGTCGTGGATTGGCGCACCATCGCGCTCGCTCGAGCCGGCGGCGCTTCTGGAGTGA